A portion of the Granulosicoccus antarcticus IMCC3135 genome contains these proteins:
- a CDS encoding HAD family hydrolase gives MSDEALRTLAVARRNVAADAKVPTDAAEEAASFEQNLEYLGTVGIIDPPRKEAAVAIDQARQAGIRVIMITGDHPRTAVRIAAGLGIVDVGADPADAGPVLARWTDRAG, from the coding sequence ATGAGCGATGAGGCGCTGCGCACGCTGGCCGTGGCGCGCCGCAACGTGGCAGCTGACGCGAAGGTGCCGACCGATGCTGCGGAGGAGGCGGCCTCATTTGAACAGAATCTGGAGTACCTCGGCACAGTGGGCATCATCGATCCGCCTCGCAAGGAGGCGGCCGTGGCAATCGACCAGGCCCGGCAGGCCGGCATCCGCGTGATCATGATCACCGGCGACCATCCGCGCACGGCGGTGCGCATTGCGGCAGGTCTTGGCATTGTCGACGTCGGTGCTGACCCTGCTGACGCTGGACCTGTTCTTGCCCGGTGGACTGATCGAGCCGGTTGA
- a CDS encoding Crp/Fnr family transcriptional regulator produces the protein MTDAQNHLIERLPRKDGLHLLSLCEPIDLVFAEVLCEPGERTRYVYFPVGGFISLLTQIDGKAALEVGMVGREGMLGIQLAMGVSTTPLHALVQGAGSAWRIGAGVFVHELAQSGALRTSLNRYAYVLMRQLATSAACLRYHEIGPRLARWLLMSQDRAHADRFRVTQEFLSYMLGVRRVGVTRAASELQRAGHIRYRRGVLTVLDRVGLEAAACDCYAADRRSYVEVLQLPA, from the coding sequence ATGACCGACGCCCAGAACCACCTGATCGAACGCCTTCCGCGCAAGGACGGCCTGCACCTGCTCAGCCTTTGCGAACCAATCGATCTGGTCTTCGCAGAGGTGTTGTGTGAGCCTGGAGAACGAACGCGATACGTGTATTTTCCCGTCGGCGGCTTCATCTCGCTGCTGACCCAGATCGACGGCAAGGCAGCCCTGGAAGTCGGTATGGTAGGACGCGAAGGCATGCTCGGGATTCAGCTGGCCATGGGCGTGTCGACCACACCCTTGCACGCCCTCGTGCAAGGGGCGGGCTCGGCGTGGCGCATCGGCGCCGGCGTGTTCGTGCACGAGCTCGCCCAGAGCGGGGCGCTGCGCACCAGTTTGAACCGCTATGCCTATGTGCTGATGAGGCAACTCGCCACCTCGGCGGCGTGCCTGCGTTACCACGAAATTGGTCCGCGTCTGGCCCGCTGGCTGCTGATGAGTCAGGACCGGGCTCATGCAGACAGGTTTCGCGTCACGCAAGAATTTCTCTCCTATATGCTGGGTGTTCGTCGCGTTGGCGTCACCCGGGCCGCGAGCGAATTGCAGCGTGCCGGGCACATCAGATATCGCCGCGGCGTATTGACGGTGCTCGATCGAGTCGGCCTTGAGGCGGCGGCGTGCGACTGCTATGCGGCGGATAGAAGGAGCTACGTAGAGGTTCTTCAATTACCGGCGTAG
- a CDS encoding helix-turn-helix domain-containing protein yields MPKRHVVKLSEEERHALEQICKTGRIAAQKRRHAQILLLVDQGEHGPSMTDAEVAERMELTTRCIAKTRQRCVEEGLELALQRKRRSRERTARLDGDAEARLVSLACSDAPEGQVRWTLKLLSERLIELEIVESVAYETVRQVLKKHHKTLAETHVVHSA; encoded by the coding sequence ATGCCTAAGCGTCATGTGGTTAAGTTGTCCGAAGAAGAGCGCCATGCTCTGGAGCAGATCTGTAAAACGGGACGCATAGCGGCGCAGAAGCGACGACATGCACAGATTTTGTTACTGGTTGATCAAGGAGAGCATGGTCCTTCGATGACCGATGCCGAGGTTGCTGAGCGAATGGAACTGACCACCCGTTGCATCGCAAAGACACGCCAGCGATGTGTGGAAGAAGGATTGGAACTGGCGCTGCAGCGTAAGAGACGCAGTCGAGAGCGAACGGCAAGATTGGATGGCGATGCGGAGGCCAGGCTAGTAAGCCTGGCTTGCAGTGATGCGCCAGAAGGCCAGGTGCGTTGGACGTTGAAGCTGTTGAGCGAGCGTCTGATTGAGCTGGAAATTGTCGAAAGCGTGGCTTATGAAACGGTGCGTCAAGTTTTAAAAAAACATCATAAAACCTTGGCAGAAACGCATGTGGTGCATAGCGCCTAA
- a CDS encoding cation-transporting P-type ATPase has product MQWLAHLLGTGVLTGGIAQGQALAPSELHCALSHRRRAARGALLISLFRANCPLDHAPCCASTDPTPAGRSAFETVESQNTMLRQFRNLQKIDVYGHDDVRVTGQARRTGRKGSFSTTPMPDPESQKASPKDPSLIDFDDLVSSLGTNLERGLDAGEAAKRLRADGPNELRALPPVPVWRRALAQLQNPLVYLLGIAAAVALAAWWFDGRSQPDVAGWPLDAIVIICVVVLNAVLGWLQEAKTAQAVAALAKMTTSHTPRRIYGCTRCSLALADICRRGCDER; this is encoded by the coding sequence TTGCAATGGCTCGCGCATTTGCTGGGAACCGGTGTGTTAACCGGCGGCATTGCGCAGGGGCAGGCTCTGGCGCCGTCGGAGCTGCATTGTGCGCTATCGCACAGACGCCGTGCCGCCAGAGGCGCACTTTTAATTTCCCTGTTCCGGGCAAACTGTCCATTGGACCATGCACCTTGCTGCGCGTCCACTGACCCTACTCCTGCCGGACGCTCTGCGTTTGAAACCGTTGAAAGCCAGAACACCATGCTTCGCCAATTCAGGAATCTGCAGAAAATCGACGTATACGGACACGACGACGTACGGGTTACCGGCCAGGCGCGACGCACGGGTCGGAAAGGGTCTTTCTCAACTACGCCGATGCCAGATCCCGAATCGCAGAAAGCTTCACCGAAAGACCCGTCGCTGATCGATTTTGACGATCTGGTCTCATCGCTTGGCACCAACCTGGAGCGTGGACTCGACGCCGGGGAGGCTGCCAAGCGGCTGCGCGCGGACGGTCCGAACGAACTGCGCGCTCTGCCACCCGTGCCAGTCTGGCGCCGGGCGTTGGCGCAGCTGCAGAACCCGCTGGTCTACCTGCTGGGTATAGCAGCAGCTGTGGCTCTGGCTGCCTGGTGGTTTGATGGCCGGAGTCAACCAGATGTGGCCGGCTGGCCTCTGGATGCCATCGTCATCATCTGCGTGGTGGTGCTGAACGCCGTGCTGGGCTGGCTGCAGGAAGCCAAGACGGCGCAGGCAGTAGCGGCGTTGGCGAAGATGACCACCTCACACACGCCACGGCGAATCTACGGTTGCACTCGATGCAGCCTTGCACTCGCAGATATTTGCCGACGTGGCTGCGATGAGCGATGA
- a CDS encoding IS630 family transposase, whose amino-acid sequence MWCIAPKEDAGFVCQMEAVLDVYKRPFDAEYPVVCMDETTKQCTREVQKPIPASPGQSERYDGEYERNGVAHLMVFYTPLESRRTVRIADNHASGEWAEGVRDLVENQYPHAKKITLVMDNLSTHSGASLYRTFEPAVAHALMQKLEFVFTPKHGSWLNMAECEFSVLARQCLDRRIADVPTLTKEIAAWQTHRNENAKPADWRFTTDDARIKLKRLYPKVSCS is encoded by the coding sequence ATGTGGTGCATAGCGCCTAAAGAGGACGCGGGGTTTGTCTGCCAGATGGAGGCTGTACTGGATGTGTATAAAAGACCTTTTGATGCAGAGTATCCTGTGGTTTGTATGGACGAGACAACCAAACAATGCACGCGTGAGGTACAAAAACCGATCCCGGCATCGCCTGGCCAAAGTGAGCGCTACGACGGAGAGTACGAGCGCAATGGAGTTGCCCACCTGATGGTGTTCTATACGCCATTGGAGAGTCGACGCACGGTGCGTATTGCCGACAATCATGCGTCGGGCGAATGGGCCGAAGGCGTCCGTGACCTGGTGGAGAATCAATACCCCCACGCGAAAAAGATCACGCTGGTTATGGACAACCTGAGCACTCATAGCGGAGCCTCCCTATACAGAACGTTCGAACCCGCCGTGGCACATGCGCTTATGCAGAAGCTTGAGTTTGTCTTTACACCCAAGCATGGCAGTTGGTTGAATATGGCTGAATGTGAGTTCAGCGTTCTGGCCAGGCAATGTTTGGATCGACGCATTGCCGACGTGCCTACGCTGACCAAGGAGATAGCCGCATGGCAGACCCATCGCAACGAGAACGCCAAGCCTGCCGACTGGCGCTTTACAACCGACGATGCTCGTATCAAACTCAAAAGGCTTTACCCGAAAGTATCATGCAGTTAA
- a CDS encoding Crp/Fnr family transcriptional regulator gives MPIGHDPKSNHLLAALPEAEWTRWLPQLEWVKLSLGDVLYESGTQQTHIYFPSTAIVSLLYVMESGASAEIAVVGNEGAVGISLFMGGESTPSRAVVQSAGQGFRLKAGVIKGEFNRSGPVMRVLLRYTQALITQMAQTAVCNRHHSLDQQLCRWLLLSLDRLHGNELVMTQELIANMLGVRREGVTEAALKLQRAGLIRYARGHITVLDRKGLEQRTCECYAVVKKEYDRLLPALQAT, from the coding sequence ATGCCGATCGGCCATGACCCCAAGTCCAACCACCTGCTCGCGGCGCTGCCCGAGGCCGAATGGACGCGGTGGCTTCCCCAGCTGGAGTGGGTCAAGTTGTCCCTCGGCGACGTGCTCTATGAGTCTGGCACGCAGCAGACGCACATCTACTTTCCGTCGACGGCGATCGTCTCTCTGCTCTACGTGATGGAAAGCGGTGCGTCGGCCGAGATTGCGGTGGTCGGCAACGAAGGCGCGGTCGGCATTTCCCTTTTCATGGGCGGCGAGTCGACGCCCAGCCGCGCCGTCGTGCAAAGTGCGGGGCAGGGATTTCGTCTAAAGGCCGGCGTGATCAAGGGCGAGTTCAACCGCTCCGGCCCGGTGATGCGCGTATTACTCCGCTACACGCAAGCGCTGATCACGCAAATGGCGCAGACGGCGGTCTGCAATCGACACCACTCTCTTGATCAGCAACTGTGCCGCTGGCTGCTGCTTAGCCTGGATCGCCTACACGGTAATGAGCTCGTGATGACCCAGGAACTCATCGCCAACATGCTCGGCGTAAGACGTGAGGGCGTAACCGAAGCGGCGCTCAAGCTGCAGAGGGCCGGCTTGATCCGCTATGCGCGGGGCCACATCACGGTGCTGGACCGCAAAGGCCTGGAACAGCGGACGTGCGAATGCTACGCGGTCGTCAAGAAGGAATACGACCGCCTGCTACCGGCTCTCCAGGCGACCTGA
- a CDS encoding cation-transporting P-type ATPase: MQRLAAIAATSVSTVLELDEPQIAWNADPELSTNKESATMVMITVRTDEIPKPTLSSTLTAHNDLKILPLLAVEKHLGSSPEGLSQTKATRRLTQNESNEVAEKKTQTLLKILTCFRGIIPR, translated from the coding sequence TTGCAGCGGCTGGCAGCCATCGCCGCAACATCCGTCAGCACCGTCCTTGAGCTCGACGAACCACAGATAGCCTGGAACGCAGACCCCGAACTCTCAACGAACAAAGAAAGCGCAACCATGGTAATGATAACTGTAAGAACGGACGAGATTCCCAAACCGACGTTGAGTTCGACGCTCACGGCGCACAATGACCTTAAAATACTGCCTCTACTGGCGGTCGAAAAGCATCTCGGCTCGTCACCAGAAGGATTATCTCAGACCAAGGCGACCAGACGCCTGACTCAAAATGAGTCGAACGAGGTCGCGGAGAAGAAGACCCAAACACTGCTGAAAATTTTGACCTGTTTCAGGGGCATCATTCCGAGATGA